In one window of Desulfovermiculus halophilus DSM 18834 DNA:
- the mrdA gene encoding penicillin-binding protein 2 produces MFRSDQVNTLPADRIVILQAAILLLFIIIFLRLWYFQVYKGDVYAQKAQANITRIQSIHAPRGLIRDRNGNILADNRPAYGLAMIRENSADVQATLQQVSDWTDVPTSKLSDRFEQGRDKVRSFEPLLLVPNLTFDQLAYIEARIHNWPDLNIITRPLRTYPYGAPFSHVLGYVAQANEKELRANPRLTLGDMIGKQGVEKTFEDILHGQKGRKHLQVNAQGRILHSSITQPPQPGSNLDLTLDCELQQFVWESLGDHAGAVVVMEPVTGKIRALVSKPGYDNNLFVRGLSMEKWEDLLHDPSHPLQNRLIQSAYPPGSVFKLAVAGCALARSEITTSTSFYCSGRYRLGNGLFRCWRRYGHGRLEMKEAIARSCDVYFYNLGEELGISKIHSFCTQAGFGQKTGIRLPNEQAGLIPSKEWKLRRFGQPWQGGESVITAIGQGYTTSTPLQVARFISALVNGGRLLQPLLQHDASPRVQNSLPLQDAHREFIRQAMIHTVEGKRGTARRLRLPGATIGAKTGTAQVVRLTKKHEDKETEEIPYKFRDHAWMAAFGQQGDASYVVVTLVEHGGHGSSAAGPIVKGIFEYLLDPEEAG; encoded by the coding sequence ATGTTTCGCTCTGATCAGGTCAACACCCTGCCTGCAGACCGGATCGTCATTCTGCAGGCAGCCATCCTCCTGCTTTTCATAATCATTTTCCTTCGTCTCTGGTATTTTCAGGTCTATAAGGGAGATGTCTATGCCCAAAAGGCCCAGGCCAATATCACCCGTATACAGTCCATCCATGCCCCTCGGGGCCTGATCCGGGACAGAAACGGGAATATCCTGGCCGACAACCGTCCAGCATACGGACTGGCCATGATCCGGGAAAACTCCGCCGACGTTCAAGCCACCCTGCAGCAGGTCAGCGACTGGACCGATGTCCCCACCTCCAAGCTCTCCGATAGATTTGAACAGGGCCGGGACAAGGTCCGGTCCTTCGAGCCCCTGCTTCTGGTCCCCAACCTGACCTTTGATCAACTGGCCTATATTGAGGCCAGAATCCACAACTGGCCGGACCTGAACATCATTACCCGCCCCTTGCGCACCTATCCATACGGGGCCCCATTTTCCCATGTCCTCGGTTATGTGGCCCAGGCCAACGAAAAGGAGCTGCGGGCCAACCCCAGGCTGACCCTTGGGGACATGATCGGCAAGCAGGGAGTGGAAAAGACATTTGAAGATATTCTGCACGGACAGAAAGGACGCAAACATCTGCAGGTCAACGCTCAGGGCCGGATCCTGCATTCCAGTATCACTCAGCCCCCCCAGCCAGGGTCCAACCTCGATTTGACCTTGGACTGCGAACTGCAGCAGTTTGTCTGGGAAAGCCTCGGAGATCATGCCGGGGCCGTGGTGGTCATGGAACCTGTAACCGGAAAAATCCGGGCTCTGGTCAGCAAGCCGGGATACGACAACAACCTGTTTGTACGCGGACTAAGCATGGAGAAGTGGGAGGATCTGCTCCATGATCCAAGCCATCCCTTGCAGAACAGGCTGATCCAAAGCGCCTACCCCCCGGGGTCGGTGTTCAAACTGGCTGTAGCCGGCTGCGCCCTGGCTCGATCCGAGATCACCACCTCGACCTCCTTCTATTGCTCGGGACGGTACCGGCTGGGCAACGGCCTGTTCCGCTGCTGGAGGCGTTACGGGCATGGGAGATTGGAGATGAAAGAGGCCATCGCCAGATCATGCGACGTCTACTTCTACAATCTGGGTGAGGAACTGGGGATATCCAAGATCCATTCCTTCTGCACCCAAGCCGGCTTTGGACAGAAGACCGGGATCCGGCTGCCCAATGAGCAGGCGGGCCTTATCCCCAGCAAGGAATGGAAGCTTCGGCGGTTCGGCCAGCCATGGCAGGGAGGAGAGTCGGTGATTACCGCCATCGGGCAGGGCTACACCACCAGCACCCCGCTGCAGGTGGCCAGATTTATCTCCGCGCTGGTCAACGGCGGACGCCTGCTTCAGCCCCTGCTGCAGCACGATGCCTCCCCCCGAGTCCAGAACAGCCTGCCTTTGCAGGACGCCCACCGCGAATTCATCCGCCAGGCGATGATCCACACCGTGGAGGGCAAGCGGGGAACCGCCCGCAGGCTCCGTCTGCCCGGAGCGACCATCGGGGCCAAGACCGGGACTGCACAGGTGGTTCGACTGACGAAAAAGCACGAGGACAAGGAGACAGAGGAGATCCCGTACAAATTCCGCGATCACGCCTGGATGGCCGCATTTGGCCAGCAGGGGGACGCGTCGTATGTGGTGGTCACCCTGGTCGAGCACGGCGGCCACGGCAGCTCCGCAGCCGGGCCCATCGTCAAAGGGATCTTCGAATACCTCCTTGATCCTGAAGAGGCTGGGTAA
- the mreC gene encoding rod shape-determining protein MreC: protein MLPLKLRHLVLAFLLPLFVYMSLYTWNWKTGHLDRMARYTGLEIVGFVLTPGKWVHSKAESLVDSYILLRDVQEENAALRDKLQDLKLKMIRVQSRAKEATRLRELMEFPRPPEWTCQGADIIGSQVGPNSVLRSLIINKGRGDGVAPNTPILTSQGIVGRVKQTSPHFSTVLLITDPNSHIPVRGRESRTNGVLCGQGLHSPLQVKHVPQNAPVQSGETLVTSGLAGLFPQGLPVARIDKIAVSDLSLFKKIQARPLVNFDRLEEVLVVLTPEAQPQPVREPG from the coding sequence GTGCTCCCTCTTAAGCTCCGCCACCTCGTGCTGGCCTTTCTCCTGCCCCTGTTCGTGTACATGAGCCTGTACACCTGGAACTGGAAAACAGGGCATTTGGATCGCATGGCCAGATATACTGGACTGGAGATCGTCGGTTTCGTCCTCACCCCGGGCAAATGGGTGCACAGCAAGGCCGAATCCCTGGTGGACTCCTATATTCTCCTCCGCGATGTTCAAGAGGAAAATGCGGCCCTGCGGGACAAGCTCCAGGATTTGAAGCTGAAGATGATCCGCGTGCAGAGCCGGGCCAAGGAAGCCACCCGGCTCAGGGAGCTCATGGAGTTTCCCCGCCCCCCGGAATGGACGTGCCAAGGGGCGGACATCATCGGCAGCCAAGTCGGACCCAATTCCGTCCTGCGTTCCTTGATCATCAACAAAGGACGTGGTGACGGCGTTGCCCCCAACACCCCCATCCTGACCTCTCAAGGTATCGTCGGGCGGGTAAAACAGACCAGTCCCCATTTTTCCACTGTATTGCTGATAACCGACCCCAACAGCCACATACCGGTCAGGGGCAGGGAAAGCCGGACCAACGGTGTCTTGTGCGGGCAGGGGCTGCACAGTCCCCTGCAGGTCAAGCATGTCCCCCAGAACGCTCCAGTCCAGTCCGGGGAGACCCTGGTCACATCCGGCTTGGCCGGACTGTTTCCCCAGGGCCTTCCTGTGGCCAGGATCGACAAGATCGCTGTGTCCGACCTTTCCCTGTTCAAGAAGATCCAGGCCCGCCCCCTGGTCAATTTCGATCGCTTGGAGGAGGTCCTGGTTGTCCTCACCCCAGAAGCCCAGCCTCAGCCGGTTCGGGAACCGGGGTAA
- a CDS encoding rod shape-determining protein, whose protein sequence is MPNIFNKFLGIFSSDLAIDLGTANTLVYVRGRGIVLNEPSVVAVKQDNKGTSKVLAVGNEAKRMLGRTPGNIVAIRPMKDGVIADFEITESMLRYFIAQVHNSRRLVRPRIIICVPTGITQVEKRAVKESAQSAGAREVYLIEEPMAAAIGANLPITEPTANMVVDIGGGTTEVAVISLAGIVYSKSVRVGGDKMDESIMHHIKRKYNLLIGLSNAERIKQTIGAAFPGEYDNQELEVKGRDLVSGIPQHLKVNSEEIRNAISEEVATITHAVRMALEQAPPELASDIVDRGIVVTGGGGLLRGLDQLLREETSLPITLVDDPLSTVVLGSGKVLDNLDILKDVTVD, encoded by the coding sequence ATGCCTAATATATTCAACAAGTTTCTCGGCATTTTTTCCAGCGACCTGGCCATTGACCTGGGAACAGCCAATACTCTGGTCTATGTCCGGGGCCGGGGGATCGTTCTGAATGAACCCTCTGTGGTCGCTGTCAAGCAGGACAATAAGGGAACAAGCAAGGTCCTGGCCGTGGGGAATGAGGCCAAGCGCATGCTGGGCCGGACCCCGGGCAATATCGTGGCCATCCGGCCTATGAAGGACGGCGTCATCGCCGATTTTGAGATCACCGAATCCATGCTCCGGTACTTCATCGCTCAAGTCCACAACAGCCGGCGGCTGGTGCGCCCCCGGATCATTATCTGTGTACCGACCGGAATCACCCAGGTCGAGAAGCGAGCAGTGAAGGAGTCGGCCCAAAGCGCCGGGGCCAGAGAGGTCTACCTGATCGAGGAGCCCATGGCTGCTGCCATAGGGGCCAACCTGCCCATCACTGAGCCAACTGCCAATATGGTCGTCGATATCGGGGGCGGGACCACGGAGGTCGCAGTCATATCCCTGGCGGGCATTGTGTACAGCAAGTCCGTGCGGGTGGGCGGAGACAAGATGGATGAATCCATCATGCACCACATTAAACGCAAATACAATCTGCTCATCGGCCTGAGCAACGCCGAGCGGATCAAGCAGACCATCGGCGCCGCCTTTCCCGGGGAGTACGACAATCAGGAACTGGAGGTGAAGGGACGGGATCTGGTCTCCGGCATACCGCAGCACCTGAAGGTCAACTCCGAGGAGATCCGGAACGCCATTTCCGAAGAAGTGGCCACAATAACCCATGCCGTGCGCATGGCTCTGGAGCAGGCGCCTCCTGAGCTGGCCTCAGACATTGTTGACCGGGGCATCGTGGTTACCGGAGGGGGGGGCCTGCTTCGCGGGCTGGATCAGCTTTTGCGGGAAGAGACTTCCCTGCCCATCACTCTGGTGGACGATCCTCTATCCACTGTGGTGCTGGGTTCCGGCAAGGTCTTGGACAATCTGGATATTCTCAAAGATGTAACCGTCGATTGA
- a CDS encoding LpxI family protein: MNQQPPPADSSPLGIIAGEGQFPLLVAQGARRLGRPTIGIAFKEHTRPELSMLVEHITWLRLGQLSKMLAFFAKHQVREVVFAGGINKPRALALRPDLRAAKLLFHLRSKNDNSLLQALVGLLETEGFTSVSALHFVPSLRTPAGVLTKREPTRQEKADIEFGWPVGKKIGDMDIGQCVVIRDQMVVAVEAIEGTNETISRAGRLGGKGCVVVKTFKPGQEEHIDQPAVGLETVRTMIRAQATCLAVEADKSLFFDRQQTLEVANEAKICIVGYHPGLDL, from the coding sequence ATGAATCAGCAACCGCCGCCGGCCGACAGCTCACCCCTGGGCATCATCGCCGGGGAGGGGCAGTTTCCGCTTCTGGTGGCCCAGGGAGCACGCCGGTTGGGACGCCCGACCATCGGGATCGCCTTTAAAGAGCACACCCGCCCGGAGCTGTCCATGCTGGTGGAGCACATAACCTGGCTGCGCCTTGGACAGCTGAGCAAAATGCTGGCCTTCTTCGCCAAGCATCAGGTCCGGGAGGTGGTCTTCGCCGGCGGGATCAACAAGCCCAGGGCCCTGGCCTTGCGTCCGGACCTGCGGGCTGCCAAGCTCCTTTTTCATCTGCGGAGCAAGAATGACAACTCCCTTCTGCAGGCCCTGGTCGGCTTGCTGGAGACAGAAGGCTTCACCTCGGTCTCCGCTCTGCATTTTGTTCCTTCCCTGCGCACTCCGGCCGGGGTGCTGACCAAGCGGGAACCCACCAGGCAGGAAAAAGCCGACATTGAGTTCGGGTGGCCTGTGGGCAAAAAGATCGGGGACATGGATATTGGACAGTGCGTTGTAATCCGGGACCAGATGGTGGTCGCAGTGGAAGCCATTGAAGGAACCAACGAGACCATAAGCCGAGCTGGTCGCCTTGGCGGGAAGGGATGCGTGGTGGTCAAGACCTTCAAACCCGGCCAGGAAGAACATATAGACCAGCCGGCAGTAGGTCTGGAGACGGTCCGGACCATGATCCGGGCTCAAGCCACGTGTCTGGCTGTGGAAGCGGATAAAAGCCTGTTCTTTGACCGCCAGCAGACATTGGAAGTAGCCAACGAAGCCAAGATATGCATCGTCGGTTATCATCCAGGGCTCGACCTGTAG
- a CDS encoding sigma-54-dependent transcriptional regulator: MGSILVLDDDKSLREVLEVALSEQQHTIFQAASIQDAVSLLQNDIIDLAFVDLRLGRESGLDFLRWLQEQDMSLPVIMITAYADSQSAVSAMKLGAKDYIAKPFDLDELLLLVQRHLEHSRLAEENQWLKNQIDSRFGTIIGESPKMQDVFTMVRRIAPTDIHVLLTGESGTGKELVARAVHEHSRRRDKALMIVNCGGLPDSLVESELFGYRRGAFTGADRAKKGLVEKADQGSFFLDEVGELQLGTQVKLLRCIQDGSFTPLGGTEIVHSNVRFLAATNRDIEADVAQGKFREDLFYRLSGVIITIPPLRERGDDLFLLAEHFLRTFCRQQNKHISGFTRQAREKLKNYHYPGNVRELETIMARAVALETGPYITKSSLIIYEQAHSGQASQREKVLNRELSLDAYLEQEDREILHRALELTGGHKGQAAELVGLSFRQFRYRLSKYAGNDQGSASGS; this comes from the coding sequence ATGGGGTCCATACTTGTTCTCGACGACGACAAGAGCCTGCGGGAAGTCCTGGAGGTGGCCCTGAGCGAGCAGCAGCACACCATTTTTCAGGCCGCCTCGATTCAAGACGCCGTTTCCCTGCTCCAGAACGACATCATCGACCTGGCTTTTGTCGATCTCCGCCTGGGACGAGAAAGCGGGCTCGATTTTCTCCGCTGGCTCCAGGAACAGGATATGAGCCTTCCGGTGATCATGATCACCGCCTATGCCGACTCCCAGTCCGCTGTGTCAGCCATGAAGCTTGGGGCCAAGGACTATATCGCCAAGCCTTTTGATCTGGACGAACTTCTGCTTTTGGTCCAAAGGCACCTGGAGCACTCCAGGCTGGCAGAGGAGAACCAGTGGCTGAAAAACCAGATCGACAGCCGCTTTGGAACCATTATCGGGGAGAGCCCGAAGATGCAGGACGTGTTTACGATGGTCCGGCGCATAGCCCCAACTGACATCCATGTCCTGCTCACCGGGGAATCCGGTACCGGAAAAGAGCTGGTCGCCCGGGCCGTTCACGAGCACAGCCGGCGAAGGGACAAGGCCTTGATGATCGTCAACTGCGGCGGTTTGCCCGACTCCCTGGTCGAGAGCGAACTCTTCGGCTACCGGCGGGGGGCGTTCACCGGGGCGGATCGGGCCAAGAAAGGGCTGGTGGAAAAGGCGGATCAGGGATCCTTCTTTTTGGACGAGGTCGGTGAGCTGCAGCTTGGAACCCAGGTCAAGCTTCTGCGCTGCATTCAGGACGGGAGCTTTACGCCCTTGGGCGGCACGGAGATTGTGCACAGCAACGTGCGCTTTCTGGCCGCCACCAATCGGGACATTGAAGCGGACGTCGCCCAGGGGAAGTTCCGGGAAGACCTGTTCTACCGCTTAAGCGGGGTGATCATCACCATACCGCCCCTGCGGGAGCGGGGAGACGATCTTTTCCTCCTGGCCGAGCACTTTCTGCGCACCTTCTGTCGTCAGCAGAACAAGCATATCTCCGGGTTCACCCGCCAGGCCAGGGAGAAGCTGAAGAATTACCATTATCCGGGCAACGTCCGGGAGCTGGAAACCATCATGGCCCGGGCCGTGGCCCTGGAAACCGGGCCGTACATCACCAAATCGTCACTGATCATCTACGAGCAGGCCCACAGCGGCCAGGCCAGCCAGCGGGAAAAAGTCCTCAACCGCGAGCTATCCCTGGATGCCTATTTGGAGCAGGAGGACCGGGAGATCCTGCACCGGGCTTTGGAGCTGACCGGCGGGCACAAGGGGCAGGCAGCAGAGCTGGTCGGGCTCAGTTTCCGCCAGTTCAGATACCGGTTGAGCAAATATGCGGGCAATGACCAGGGATCCGCCTCCGGTTCATAG
- a CDS encoding dihydroorotase — MSAPECAVRNGRWRDRLVDVFIARGHIVDLLPADPSRDLGHLDCIDAHGALLLPGLIDAHTHLREPGQEYKEDIASGLQAAAQGGFSHIMCMANTDPVNDCAPVTEFQLHKASATHPHGPFLHPVGALSKGLSGKELAPFFELAEAGCVALSNDGIPVADNHLFRRAVEYSTGPGLPVIDHCEDPGFSAHGVVNEGLISDALGLPGQPSIAEAMQVSRDILVARYLQIPIHLAHISTRESVELIARAKQDGVPVTAETCPHYLLWDQECVRGYNTLAKVNPPLRTRDDVLSLRQAVSEGVIDILVTDHAPHADFEKDAPFAQAPNGISGLDTALSLTWSLILDQILGIKDLCRLWSFAPASLFSLPVNEFCAGSPADICIFNPDDSWTVQAKDLASKGKNTPSMGQRLSGRVQAMMVQGRLVYARE, encoded by the coding sequence ATGTCCGCACCGGAATGCGCTGTGCGCAATGGCAGATGGCGGGATCGGCTTGTGGATGTCTTCATCGCCCGGGGACACATCGTTGATCTCCTTCCCGCAGACCCGTCCCGTGATTTGGGGCATCTGGACTGCATCGACGCCCATGGCGCACTGCTGCTGCCCGGCCTCATCGATGCCCACACCCATCTCCGCGAGCCCGGACAGGAATACAAGGAAGACATCGCCTCCGGATTGCAGGCCGCAGCCCAGGGCGGTTTCAGCCATATCATGTGCATGGCCAACACCGATCCGGTCAATGACTGCGCTCCGGTGACAGAATTTCAGCTGCACAAGGCCTCGGCCACCCACCCCCATGGTCCGTTCCTGCACCCGGTAGGGGCCCTGAGCAAGGGCCTGTCCGGGAAGGAGCTGGCCCCGTTTTTTGAACTTGCTGAAGCGGGCTGCGTTGCCCTTTCCAACGACGGCATTCCGGTAGCGGACAATCATTTGTTCCGCCGGGCCGTGGAATACAGCACCGGCCCAGGACTGCCGGTCATCGACCATTGCGAGGATCCGGGATTCTCCGCCCACGGAGTGGTCAATGAGGGACTGATCAGCGACGCTTTGGGCCTTCCCGGCCAACCCAGCATTGCCGAAGCCATGCAGGTCAGCAGGGATATCCTTGTGGCCCGGTATCTGCAGATCCCAATCCACCTGGCCCATATCAGCACCCGGGAGTCGGTTGAGCTCATTGCCAGGGCCAAGCAGGACGGAGTCCCGGTTACTGCGGAGACCTGCCCCCACTACCTGCTCTGGGACCAGGAATGCGTCCGCGGATACAACACCCTGGCCAAGGTCAACCCCCCGTTGCGGACCCGCGACGACGTCCTGTCCCTGCGCCAGGCGGTCTCCGAAGGGGTGATCGACATCCTGGTCACAGATCACGCTCCGCACGCAGATTTTGAAAAAGACGCCCCATTTGCCCAGGCGCCCAATGGGATATCCGGATTGGATACCGCCTTGTCCCTGACCTGGTCCCTGATTTTAGACCAGATCCTGGGCATCAAGGACCTGTGCAGGCTGTGGTCCTTTGCCCCGGCCTCTCTCTTTTCCCTCCCGGTCAACGAGTTCTGTGCAGGCTCCCCCGCCGACATATGCATCTTCAACCCCGACGACTCCTGGACTGTCCAGGCCAAAGACCTGGCCTCCAAGGGCAAGAACACTCCGAGCATGGGTCAGAGGCTTTCGGGCCGGGTTCAGGCCATGATGGTCCAGGGCCGTCTGGTCTACGCCAGGGAGTGA
- a CDS encoding aspartate carbamoyltransferase catalytic subunit has protein sequence MHWAHSHLLTVSDLSADDIHTVFELAERFAEMAHRPVKKAPALKGKSVVLFFAEPSTRTKTSFDIAAKRLSADTFSLAQSGSSLQKGENIKDTALTLQAMHPDALVIRHTVSGAAQYLSRILSCNVINAGDGWHAHPTQALLDGFCLHQVWSSFAQRTLLLLGDIAHSRVARSDVELFHKLGVQLRVCAPRTLLPRGIDNWPVQVFTDPVQACSGVDAIQCLRLQLERQDSGLLPSIREYAQVYALRPALLQLTQPEVKILHPGPMNRGVEIESSLADSSKSLVLSQVSAGVAVRMALLYLFLTQSPKE, from the coding sequence ATGCATTGGGCCCACTCACACCTGTTGACCGTTTCCGATCTCTCTGCCGACGATATCCATACAGTATTCGAGCTTGCCGAACGTTTTGCCGAAATGGCGCACCGGCCGGTAAAGAAAGCTCCTGCCTTGAAGGGAAAAAGCGTCGTTCTCTTTTTCGCTGAACCCAGCACCCGGACCAAGACATCCTTTGATATCGCGGCCAAGCGCCTGTCGGCGGACACCTTTTCCCTGGCCCAGTCCGGGAGCAGTCTGCAAAAAGGGGAGAACATCAAGGATACCGCCCTCACCCTCCAGGCCATGCACCCCGATGCCCTGGTCATCAGGCACACCGTCAGCGGTGCCGCCCAGTACCTGTCCCGGATCCTTTCCTGCAACGTCATCAATGCCGGCGACGGATGGCACGCCCACCCCACTCAGGCCCTGCTGGACGGATTCTGTCTGCACCAGGTCTGGTCCTCCTTTGCCCAACGGACCCTGCTTTTGCTCGGTGACATCGCTCACAGCCGCGTCGCCCGCTCAGATGTCGAGCTTTTTCACAAGCTCGGGGTTCAGCTTCGGGTCTGTGCCCCCAGGACTCTGCTTCCCCGCGGGATCGACAACTGGCCGGTACAGGTATTCACCGATCCAGTCCAGGCCTGCTCCGGCGTAGATGCCATCCAGTGCCTGCGCCTGCAGCTTGAACGCCAGGATTCCGGCCTTTTGCCCTCAATCCGGGAGTACGCTCAGGTCTACGCCTTGCGTCCGGCCTTGCTCCAACTGACCCAGCCCGAGGTCAAAATCCTCCATCCCGGCCCCATGAACCGGGGAGTCGAGATCGAGTCCTCCCTTGCAGACAGCAGTAAAAGTCTCGTCCTCTCCCAGGTCAGTGCCGGAGTGGCCGTGCGCATGGCCCTGCTCTACCTCTTTCTCACCCAGTCGCCCAAGGAGTGA